From Malus sylvestris chromosome 1, drMalSylv7.2, whole genome shotgun sequence:
AATCAAATCATCTGATACAAATACAAAATCATAAGACGATTTCCAAGAAAAATGTTTTTGCGTGTGAAGGGCGTATCTGTCATTTAATTACAGGGTTAAGCTGGTGATGGATTTGGTGATGCAATTATCCTCCTATGAAGTGATTTGGTGGAAATACCATTTTGCCCcagattttatttaaatttaaatttcctAATTTTGTATGTTCTGATTAACTTGATCCCCGTTTTGCTTTGGTGAAAGAGATTTGTGAGAATATTGTAATTAATTTATCAAAAGAGAAAACAGGCATGGATGTATTTGTATTCTTGctaattttttaattagttgATGAACACTCACATAAGCAAGCAGCTAATTGCTACTACAAAATTTGGTAAATATTTTAAGTCTCAATTGTTGTTCTAGTGTGATGTAATCAGCACTGTCCTCAATCAATCTTTTGGGTTTACCGGAGATTCCGATTCCTCTGGTTTCGATCGGTGTGTTTTCGATTTGGCAGATAGGATAGGAACAGTTTCATATGTGCATTAATCTAACCTGTATACTTAGCCTCTGTTGACCAAGCAATCTGAAGCAACGTggtattgttgttgttgctttAGCGTTAATTGAGTTTGTTTATCGAGCTGAATCGATTCATCGTTTTAATGTTTTCCGAAGAGCATATCAGTTTTGGCTTGTGTTAAGAATTCCCAAGAGAAAGTTGACTAAAGTTGTGTTGATATTGGTTCCCCAtcttttgtgcttttgtttataAGTTTAGCATTTTTTTATCGGGTACAGTTGTTCATGGCAACTATTTATGCAATGTGCAGTCTGGACAGATCAAAGGAGTGATGCTCTAATCAGGGAAGTTCGCAATACTTCTTCACATTATCTTTGAATAAGCCATAGTGTTTATCCATGGGAAACGATGATGATGCAAAGTCTGTTAAATCTGAAAAATCATATTCGCCTCTGCCGGCAGTAAGCTGAGATACATTGTTTTCGTGTTAATCTTAATTGTTTACTGTTGGAGCTTGTATCTAAGTATTTCCCAATCATTTTACGTTGACAGGATCAGGCGAATCCTAACAATCAGACCAATCTGCATGTCTATCCTGATTGGGCAGCCATGCAGGTTACAACTTTGTTTTGCAGTTTTGCTCCAACAACTTTTTGGGATTTATATTGTTCCATTTCATGTAAAACTGATTCGTGCTAATGTTTTATACCTTCAGGCTTATTATGGTCCGAGAGTTGCTCTCCCTCCATATTACAACTCAGCTATGGCTTCTGGCCACCCTCCTCATCCCTATATGTGGCCCCCACCACAGGTACTTTCTTTTGCTTCAAGGTGGTTCATTCAATTTAAATTCACAATTGCATACGCATGCTGGAATAACTTCGGTATACTGCTTGAGAAGTTGCTGACTTGTTAATTCTTTCAGCATATGATGCCACCCTATGGGGCGCCTTATGCAGTATACTCGCATGGAGGTGTTTATGCACATCCGGCAGTTCCTCTTGTAAGTGTAAATTCTCATCATTTTTAGTGAAGATCTACATTTCATCAGAGTTTCTGTTTGATTTTCAGTTTGGAgtgatttattgatttttaaagttCCCCAACGTTATTGCTACACCTTTTGAAAGCGGAGAGTTGATTGTATTTGCCCCACTTCATTACTATTGTTATGTACATGTATTTGTACTAGTACTTGCTGGATATTCCAATTGCCACTGATTTCCCCATGCTTCCCCAATGGAAATTAATAAGTATTCCTATTTCTTTATGTAGATATAGTGCTCAAATCAATAATTCATGACTCCTTCCACCCTTTTCGTTCTAAAGAAGTTGTGCAATCCAGTGTCTTCCCCCTCCCTCCCCTTTTATCCTGTGTGATGTAACTGTAATATTTACAAGACTGGAAGTTTCTTACTTATTAATGAATTGTTTTTCTTGATATAGGCATCCCATGGTCAAGGGGGTCCATCCTTACCTGCTGTAAGTGAAGTTTTCATCTACACTATCTCCATGGTTAAGGGGTTTAATCTTTATGTTTGAATGTAACTCTATTGTGGTGCAATAATGCAGGCTGTGACTCCTTTGAATATGGAAACACCAACAAAGTCATCTGGTAATACAGACTGTGGGTTAATGAAAAAGTTGAAAGGATTTGATGGGCTTGCAATGTCAATAGGCAGTGGTAATGTTATGAATGCCGAAGGTGGAGCTGAGCGTAGTCTCTCCCAGAGGTTTGTAAACCAGATTATCTTCGTTCTTCCTTTCGTTCTTCAACCTTTTAGATACACTCCGCCTAGTGCACTAATCTGGTCCACTCTCTGGTGGACTGGAATTTCCCCTTTGCTCACTTGTATCTGGAAAATTTGTCCACTAGGCTCTCGGTTCTtcgtataaatatattatttatggaCTAATTTGGTGTATTTGTTACCATGTTAACAGTTCTGGGACTGAAGGTTCTAGCAATGGAAGTGATGGGAATACTGCTGCGGTAAGGACTTCTTCCTTTGCTTGTGGCATGTTTCTGCAAtaccttccttttttttcactTGATTTGAATCTTCTATGTATATTGATGGTTAATAGCAAAGTTAAATTGCCCAATATGTCCAGGCAAATCAaaccagaagaaaaagaagtcgTGAGGGAACACCAGCCACTGGTATGAATGTTCTTGATCCATTGTtacatcttgaagaacaatagAGTAGGCCTGCAATCAGTATTTTTTAGTAAATCGCTCTTATTTCGTAAAGCTTAAAGTCTTAAGATGTGAGCCATTTGTTGTTTtacatccaaacacatccactCGCATGCGAACATCTCTCCACCACTTAATTGAGACTTTGATAGGTTATAGTTTTGGAGGTTTAAAATCAGGATCCTCCGCTTTGATGCAGTGATGGATTCACTGGTTTTTTACAGTACACAAAATCTTAAGTTCGATACAACCTGTTTTTGACACGTATTTGTGCTCAATATTTGTTCCAACAGCTGGAGAAGGGAAGACTGACATGCAGCCTGGACCAGCTGAGGAGGCAAGTGCAGCTACTGATAAAGTGTTGGGTGTAACTCTTGCTGCTGTTAGTATCCCGGGAAAATTGGTTGGACCAGCTGTTTCTCCTGGCATGACCACAGCGTTGGAACTCAAGAACTCGCCTATCTTGAACTCGAAGACAAGTCCTACCAGTGTTCCGCAATCCTGTGCAGTTTTGCCTCCGGAAACCTGGATACATGTATGGTTTGCTTATATCGCTTTGTAGTTGTTAGATATGCTTTTGTTTCTCATACTTAATCCAAATTATGCACCACCAAATGTAGCTTATGGTGGCTTGAATATGATTCACAGAATGACCGGGAGATAAAACGGGAAAGGAGGAAGCAATCTAATCGGGAATCTGCTAGAAGATCCAGGTTGAGGaagcaggtatgaaagttgtgaAAGATCCATGTTCCAATATTCTTTTTGTAGTGAGTGTTCTTATTAATGAAGATGTGATGCTAATGCTTATTCCATCTAGGCTGAGACTGAAGAACTTGCACGAAAGGTCGAGGCCTTATCTGCAGATAATGTGGCACTGAAATCTGAAATAAACCGGTTAACCGAGAATTCTGCTACACTGAGGCTAGAAAACACTACATTACTGGTACATCCACATGCTATTTCAGAATCATTTCTTTACTCGGAAACTGACGAAAATTTATGCGGCTGTTCTTGTGTTAACATACATTTTTTTCTCAACATACTAGGATAAACTCAAAAACGCACGCGTAGGAAGAATGGAAGACATCATCATGAACATTGATGACAAGAGGGTCCAACCTTTCAGTACCGAGAACCTACTGTCAAGAGTTAACAACGCAGGTTCTATTGCGAGGGATGCTGAGAAAGACAGTGACACTTACGAGAAAAACAATGGGACGAAGCTGCACCAACTCCTGGATGCGAGTCCAAGGGCCGATGCAGTCGTTGCTGGCTGATCATCGACCGGTAATTGGCACAGGTTATTTAGTTACGTAGTTTTGGCATATTACAAGCCCAAAATTACTGCTAACAAGAAGCAGGAGAAAGCGACAGCTGAGCCGGATCGGAATCGCGGTGAAAGCTGAGGCTCTAATTTTTACTGTATGGTTAGTTATCTCATGGAAGAAGTAATGGCTTCTTTGTATTTGAATTTAATGTTATGAGTTGAAAGACTAGAATTCAGATGTGCTGGAATGGCCACTGAAAGGTGATGTACATTGAAGGGTGTAGAGATTTAGTATAGAACCGCCTTCCTTAATTGTATGCGTGTGGGTGTGATGTAAACTTAATTAACAGTAATGTGATGACACTGCAATGTCGATGTATGGTTTTATTTGTAACTCATTTGTCTAAATATTCGGCTCCATCTCTCCCATCACGGGTGAGTTACCCGTGATAGGTACGAACGCCTGTACAACCAGTTGTGggcaagaaaaataagaaaggtTATATCACCTTCCAATTCGAATTAGCAAAAGCAATGTCTCTTTGCATAATATGGATTCCAAACATTCATGATCTGGATGTGAATGAGTTGAATTACTTCTCTCTCAACAAGTTCGTCATGCTCATTTCTAGCAACCAAGGTGAGATTCAACTAGTTTTTTCGTGGATTATGATGTTGGCATGAAAATTACTTTTTTTGGGGGTTGAATAATATGAAAACTTTATAAGTACAAAATGGTGTTGCGGTTACTTTATAATTTCTTTCTTATAAAATaacattataatttttttcttataaaataCGTCTCAAATAGATAACAATGTTACAATCACACTGAAATCTATCCTTTATAAAGCACATGTCTAATGATACACGTATTGTCCGCCGGCTTTTGTTCGACGTCGATGTTCACCTCCACGTGAATCCGTGGCCCCTATCAGCATCTCTCTCAAGCTCAGGTTTAAAAGCGGTTTGATTATATCAATAGTCCCTGAAGAACGGTTTACtcaggccccgtttgggattgaggtgattttaaaaaaagccactgtgaaaaaaagctgagggtcattttgtgtttggtaaattgaaaaaaaatggcttattttggaagctgctgtgagaataagctgaaaatcaaaggaaaagctgaagctgctatttgctgctttgaaaaaaagccagttttttcaaagcacacggagctacagtgctcttttaatgaaaagacacactatcatcctgctttttttctttccaaaagcactttcacaaaaaagtttaccaaacactctactggctttatttcacagccacttattctcacagcacaaccgcttattctcacagcagcttttttttcaaagcacagcaataccaaatcagccctCATTCGATGTATGTATAAGTAGTGTGGTGTTTGTATTCTTTCTCATATACAAGGCAGGGCCGGTCCCGAGATTTTTAAGGCCCAGGACAACGTCAAAAAATATGCTCTAACTCcatataataaaaattatttgtttttacaaGTAAAACTTCGATAAAATAACACTTAGAAAAGCACaccaaatttaataatttagaaaGGGTAATGTtaagaagactaaatttgtagacaaaatatggtaaactaaatgacatggaagttgatgattaaattattatttaagggTTGGTTAGCATGCTTATTTCTATTGATGACACAACATTTGGTTTGAGAGAAGGGAACCAAAAAACCCTGGCTTACAAGTAGATGTTTCCCCTCGAAAATTTGGAGTGCTTTTATATAAAACTgtgaggtgttttttcttatttacttacTTTGTCAATATGTGAGAATTAAAGAATTTTAAGCTgtgaggtgttttttcttatttacttacTTTGTCAATATGTGAGAATTAAAGACAATTAAAATTCTGAGTCCCACCACCTATCTTTGTTCTTTCTCAAACTTTAACTTTTATCTCTTTCACTTCCTCAACGGGTCGCAACAGCTATGCCTCTTGACATGGAATCTCTCATCATCGTTCACATTTTAACCCCTAAATCTTGTAGAACTAATGACATTTTtttcgtaatttttttttctgaaattcgTTAGCTAGGTAAATTTGTCATCAAAATCCTTCTCCAATTCTACCTCTTCCTCCATATGCCTTTGCAATTTTCTCCGACCTACAACCATATGTGATTGTTActgtaaaattattttttcaagaattatatttctttataaataaaataagagaaattGAGAGGCATGGCTTATGGCCGCTGCCCAGAGAAGTTAAAAGAAACGACAAAAGGGTTGAGGAAGAACATTAATAGATGTTGGGCACcatatgtcacagcccgtcccagaatttttttcatttccGAGGACATGAAATTACTAAAgtgcccttaaacgggattaaggtgcaTAAATGTGACATTAGTTTAACCTAAAGTTCTTAAACTAgtgttaatttaaaatattaactaGTTTTAGGGTCTAAACTTAGACCAAGAATTTCATGAACATgttaaagtttggtgttttgggaTTGGAAAaaggaccacgtgggatccccacatccctcaaaaccctcctcatttcccgttcactgtctctctctctcctccctcacgaaactctcagttctctctccctcttcttcgaactcacacggaccaccacaaaaccaccctaaatctataccaacgACGAATCTAAGACCACCATTGGAACCCTGAAGACTTCACGATCGcgatggtatccatttcaggtaagttttgcttcggaaaaccctagttttaaagttgccgtgaatgtgtactgttcatgagctttgaattggttgtgttttaggccaaaccaagctcacagtgagcttaaggaagtcccaaggaagctcggagtgcttcgttggcatgaattggacgtcgggatcacctaGTTCAAAGGTAGGccgatttcttgaatttttgaaagTTTGATCCCgttgtttttaggccttaaaactagtccaacgtgagagtagatgtttagggcttcaatttggtgtaaaattcaagaaatttggatgaaaaacgaaggagaatagtggattTGAAATATTCCCCAGTTTCCGGTGACCGGAGTCCGGCGAGGGACgaccggagaagaagaaggaatattccgttattTTTAACGgcatattcctaacggcagtaaCGGTATCCGGTtaagttaacggaatattccgggattttaacgaaatattcctgacggcgtcaattgacaccgtcagtgtgcttggcacgtggccgcgcgtggggggcgcgtaggtccgtgccacgtcaggcgcgtgtgggcgcgtgagacctcaaaaaattattttaaaaatatggggatgatcctgaggttgtgtaggtcactgtggtatattcatatacccaatttgagcaatatatgaggagTTATTAGCTAAGAATTAGGTTATGCGTTAAATAACGTTAATTCGGTTATTTCTCGTATAGGCGAGGCTTGTACGAACGTTGGGCATGGCCAAGGGATGCTCAGGGACTTACGAGACGTCGATGtaatctgtgagtgggcagttttgttttccgtatacatatatacttgccgttttcccaggaattgaaaa
This genomic window contains:
- the LOC126592563 gene encoding common plant regulatory factor 1-like isoform X1 gives rise to the protein MGNDDDAKSVKSEKSYSPLPADQANPNNQTNLHVYPDWAAMQAYYGPRVALPPYYNSAMASGHPPHPYMWPPPQHMMPPYGAPYAVYSHGGVYAHPAVPLASHGQGGPSLPAAVTPLNMETPTKSSGNTDCGLMKKLKGFDGLAMSIGSGNVMNAEGGAERSLSQSSGTEGSSNGSDGNTAAANQTRRKRSREGTPATAGEGKTDMQPGPAEEASAATDKVLGVTLAAVSIPGKLVGPAVSPGMTTALELKNSPILNSKTSPTSVPQSCAVLPPETWIHNDREIKRERRKQSNRESARRSRLRKQAETEELARKVEALSADNVALKSEINRLTENSATLRLENTTLLDKLKNARVGRMEDIIMNIDDKRVQPFSTENLLSRVNNAGSIARDAEKDSDTYEKNNGTKLHQLLDASPRADAVVAG
- the LOC126592563 gene encoding common plant regulatory factor 1-like isoform X2; its protein translation is MGNDDDAKSVKSEKSYSPLPAAYYGPRVALPPYYNSAMASGHPPHPYMWPPPQHMMPPYGAPYAVYSHGGVYAHPAVPLASHGQGGPSLPAAVTPLNMETPTKSSGNTDCGLMKKLKGFDGLAMSIGSGNVMNAEGGAERSLSQSSGTEGSSNGSDGNTAAANQTRRKRSREGTPATAGEGKTDMQPGPAEEASAATDKVLGVTLAAVSIPGKLVGPAVSPGMTTALELKNSPILNSKTSPTSVPQSCAVLPPETWIHNDREIKRERRKQSNRESARRSRLRKQAETEELARKVEALSADNVALKSEINRLTENSATLRLENTTLLDKLKNARVGRMEDIIMNIDDKRVQPFSTENLLSRVNNAGSIARDAEKDSDTYEKNNGTKLHQLLDASPRADAVVAG